In a genomic window of Mercenaria mercenaria strain notata chromosome 19, MADL_Memer_1, whole genome shotgun sequence:
- the LOC123541946 gene encoding transcription intermediary factor 1-alpha-like, giving the protein MEVSGKIAEARHGLKLCENCQFEKVTTKANGICRDCEEYMCDTCFRHHLKGKRNRNHELIDMNDPDIAARHISEEVEKCKHHNNEAIKFYCRKHEIIGCGDCFALEHRGCTPEYIKDISKNVQETVDFVNLKRKIELLERQNKATYETVRNNRKDCKEMQEEVLIKIRKFRTDINIYLDKAEADIISEMKLLMSDNDKLLDKLDNECARCTSKCEGLKQKLDPTVHTGDALFIQTVRSKASILEIEHKLSKTVQSVCEVKGYEFIPNQHLSSIIKSREKLGKLNIWNINEPKHDEITNLEMNVDTLTFDEPMKPTKPVQQEIDTKTVYRRELLYPVQSMHVIDDEFLRRLNTESSSIWHGLI; this is encoded by the exons ATGGAAGTCTCTGGTAAAATAGCTGAAGCAAGACATGGTTTAAAATTGTGTGAAAATTGTCAATTTGAAAAAGTTACAACAAAAGCAAATGGAATATGTCGGGATTGTGAGGAATATATGTGCGATACATGCTTTCGGCATCATCTCAAGGGTAAAAGGAATAGAAATCATGAATTGATTGACATGAATGACCCAGATATTGCTGCAAGGCACATTTCAGAAGAAGTAGAGAAATGTAAACACCACAATAATGAGGCAATCAAATTCTACTGCCGTAAACACGAAATTATTGGATGTGGTGACTGCTTTGCATTGGAGCATAGAGGATGTACACCCGAATACATAAAAGACATATCGAAAAACGTTCAAGAAACCGTGGATTTTGTCAATTTGAAGAGGAAAATTGAACTACTGGAACGTCAGAACAAAGCAACCTATGAGACCGTTCGAAATAATCGGAAGGACTGTAAAGAGATGCAAGAAGAAGTGCTAATTAAGATAAGAAAGTTTAGAACGGATATCAATATTTATCTGGATAAGGCAGAAGCAGATATAATATCTGAAATGAAACTACTGATGTCCGACAACGACAAACTTCTTGATAAGTTAGATAACGAATGTGCAAGATGTACATCTAAATGTGAAGGTTTAAAGCAGAAACTTGACCCAACTGTCCATACAGGAGATGCACTTTTTATACAAACAGTACGTAGTAAAGCAAGCATTCTGGAAATTGAACATAAGCTGTCAAAAACTGTACAATCAGTATGCGAAGTCAAAGGTTATGAATTTATTCCTAACCAACACTTGTCCAGTATCATCAAATCTAGAGAAAAACTTGGCAAACTCAATATTTGGAATATAAATGAACCTAAGCATGATGAAATCACAAATTTGGAAATGAACGTTGATACATTAACATTCGATGAACCAATGAAGCCAACGAAGCCAGTGCAGCAGGAAATAGATACAAAAACTG TTTACAGGCGAGAGTTACTATACCCTGTACAGTCCATGCATGTGATTGATGATGAATTTCTTCGCAGGTTGAACACGGAAAGCTCCAGTATTTGGCATGGATTGATTTAA
- the LOC123543141 gene encoding uncharacterized protein LOC123543141: MQEEVLTKIRKFRTDINIYLDKAETDIISEMKQLMSDNDKLLDKIDQECAKCTSKCEGLKQKLDPAVHRGNVLFIQSVRSKASILEIEHELSRTVQSVREFKGYEFVPSQHLSSIIKSSEKLGKLNISNINEHKHDEITNLEMNVDTLAFMESKKINKPEQQETDSKTGVRPPPVLVGSRVQAAGTYCCHKWIHGDQPGTVTAVCPDGTVDVKWDYSGQTVSGYRVGTGREGIRLI, translated from the exons ATGCAAGAAGAAGTGCTAACTAAGATAAGAAAGTTCAGAACAGATATCAATATCTATCTTGATAAGGCAGAAACAGATATAATATCTGAAATGAAACAACTAATGTCCGACAACGACAAACTCCTTGATAAAATAGACCAAGAATGTGCAAAATGTACGTCTAAATGTGAAGGTTTAAAGCAGAAACTTGACCCAGCTGTCCATAGAGGAAATGTACTTTTCATACAATCAGTACGTAGCAAAGCAAGTATTCTGGAAATTGAACATGAGCTGTCAAGAACTGTTCAATCAGTACGCGAATTCAAGGGTTATGAATTTGTTCCTAGTCAACACTTGTCCAGTATCATCAAATCAAGCGAAAAACTGGGGAAACTCAATATTTCGAATATAAATGAACATAAGCATGATGAAATCACAAATTTGGAAATGAACGTTGATACATTAGCATTCATGGAATCAAAGAAGATAAATAAGCCGGAACAACAGGAAACAGATAGCAAAACTG GTGTGAGACCGCCACCTGTTTTAGTCGGTTCCCGTGTACAAGCAGCAGGCAcatat TGCTGTCATAAGTGGATTCATGGCGACCAACCAGGTACTGTAACAGCTGTATGTCCAGATGGAACTGTCGACGTGAAGTGGGATTATTCAGGACAAACAGTATCTGGTTACAGAGTAGGGACGGGACGGGAAGGAATCAGACTCATCTAA